ATCCCTCGCCCGGAGACGGAACTGCTGGTCGAGGCGGCTGTAGCCCTGGGGAAGGCGCGAAGCCGCATCCGTCGCGGCCCGGTCTTCGCCGATATCGGGACGGGGTGCGGAGCGATCGCGGTGGCCCTGGCGATGAACGTGGCGCGCTCGGACGTCCACGCTGTGGACGTGTCTCCGGAGGCCTTGGAGGTCGCGCGGCGGAACGCCCAGCGGCACGGCGTCGCTGACCGCGTGTATTTCCATCGGGGCCACCTCCTCACGCCCCTCCCGGAGTACGTGGACGTGGTGGTCGCCAACCTGCCCTACGTGACCTCGGGCGAATGGCAGCGCTTGCCGCCCGAGATCCGGGACCACGAACCTCGCTCTGCCCTCGATGGCGGCCCGGACGGCCTCGACCTGGTGCGGGAATTGCTGCGAGAGGCGCCGCGCTACCTGCGGCCGAGGGGGTGCGTCGTCATCGAGTTCGGCGCCGGGCAGGCGGA
Above is a genomic segment from Dehalococcoidia bacterium containing:
- the prmC gene encoding peptide chain release factor N(5)-glutamine methyltransferase, with protein sequence MTIAETLADARRRLEAGGIEDAAIEAEVLLRHALGLSREEMLSGLRDGISGEATCRFEAMLSRRLAHEPTAYIVGRREFFGIDFEVTRATLIPRPETELLVEAAVALGKARSRIRRGPVFADIGTGCGAIAVALAMNVARSDVHAVDVSPEALEVARRNAQRHGVADRVYFHRGHLLTPLPEYVDVVVANLPYVTSGEWQRLPPEIRDHEPRSALDGGPDGLDLVRELLREAPRYLRPRGCVVIEFGAGQAEAVREAARQSFPGYRLETLPDLAGLDRALIIAPQD